The following coding sequences lie in one Clarias gariepinus isolate MV-2021 ecotype Netherlands chromosome 27, CGAR_prim_01v2, whole genome shotgun sequence genomic window:
- the ppp1r13bb gene encoding protein phosphatase 1, regulatory subunit 13Bb isoform X4, translating to MKPKDNPRTPDVSLTSDKMMPVILTVYLSDGEQTLTEVPITPETTCRDVVEFCKEPGESGCHLAEVWRGNERAIPFDHMMYEHLQKWGPRKQEVKFFLRHEDSPTESSEPGSQQSQEQANRRTGSSSDKHNENGVANPRVELTLSELQEMATRQQQQIEAQQQILVAKEQRLRYLKQQERRQQQAVSETEKLQRLNERVESQEAKLKKIRAMRGQVDYSKVINGNLSAEIEHISGLFQEKQAELQAAVLRVDQLSQQLEELRRGRLNGLQGLGGHVTGNAALELRKLYQELQIRNKLNQEQNTKLQQQKELLNKRNMEVTLMDKRISELRDRLYKKKAEARQKENLPLNHANGPPSPQPTAGSTGRVAAVGPYIQVPVPTRSETNYMVPPDPLKPQTLSMNTPANHARSKSDGVRKPPGPWKVSDLDIIVDPFPPSTLESGPGQGVSGTSGSTEGSDGVSSNDAGWPTLSKGNTSLKPPDWKESVGDIPSKTASPAGTPSDKVQDMNKLGLAQPPPCKPQPPPYGTHTRAHTLSSINSGSTGSLDRRKDVPPCPVPSNPNAPPPPAWPRGTSTGSSSQQIQQRISVPPSPTFGPSSPLYPPGERSDPPLAVAVRPFIPDRGSRPQSPRKGPATMNSSSIYHMYLQQGVPKNYPLGKSAVKAVYGKPVLSSGSTPTSPLPFPGSGPFSVLPGPVGDVCDGDLEFDGPTAGFPESSGPGVDHIPRPLSPTKLTPMVHSPMRFQSDAELEALRRRLANAPRPLKKRSSITEPEGPSGPNIQKLLYQRFNTLAGGIEGGIGGVGGGSAVTPFYQPTETAAVEMLADADNGNESYETPALTVSGTEEVPSQDVPEGDANDNEPVQSVSETAVPTPPEPSEDDNNNIPAVPVTTLPSPVHEASSPLEAESPAPSQATEKRTNLKKPDSERTGHGYRVKFNPLALLLDASLEGEFDLVQRIIYEVDNPSTPNDEGITPLHNAVCAGHHHIVKFLLDFGVNVNAADSDGWTPLHCAASCNSVHLCKLLVESGAAIFATTISDVETAADKCEEMEEGYIQCSQFLYGVQEKLGVMNKGVVYTLWDYEPQSADELSFQEGDAITILRRKDDNETEWWWAKLNDKEGYVPRNMLGLYPRIKPRQRSLA from the exons GTGATTTTGACCGTGTATTTGAGTGATGGCGAGCAGACTCTGACGGAGGTGCCCATCACTCCAGAGACGACATGTCGTGATGTGGTGGAGTTCTGTAAGGAGCCGGGCGAGAGCGGCTGCCACCTGGCTGAAGTGTGGCGTGGCAACG AGAGAGCAATTCCTTTTGACCACATGATGTACGAGCACCTGCAGAAATGGGGCCCAAGGAAACAGGAAGTGAAGTTCTTTTTGCGCCACGAAGACTCGCCCACAGAGAGCAGTGAGCCAG GGAGTCAGCAGTCTCAGGAGCAGGCGAACCGAAGGACTGGAAGCAGCTCTGATAAGCACAATGAAAATGGG GTGGCAAACCCTCGTGTGGAACTCACTCTCTCTGAGTTGCAGGAGATGGCCAcgcggcagcagcagcagatcGAGGCCCAGCAGCAGATCCTGGTCGCTAAG gaGCAACGCTTGCGGTATCTGAAGCAGCAGGAGCGGAGGCAGCAGCAGGCTGTATCTGAAACAGAGAAGCTGCAGAGGCTGAACGAAAGAGTGGAAAGCCAGGAAGCCAAGCTGAAGAAGATTCGAGCCATGAGGGGACAAGTTGATTACAGCAAGGTCATCAATGGTAACCTGT CTGCAGAGATCGAGCACATCAGCGGACTGTTTCAGGAAAAGCAGGCAGAGCTTCAAGCAGCCGTGCTCCGGGTAGACCAGCTGAGTCAGCAGCTGGAGGAGTTGCGCAGAGGAAGACTCAATGGCCTGCAAGGCCTCGGGGGTCATGTCACCGGCAACGCTGCACTGGAGCTTCGCAAGCTTTACCAAGAACTACAG ATCCGTAACAAGCTGAACCAAGAGCAGAACACTaagctacagcagcagaaggagCTGCTGAACAAgcgcaacatggaagtgacgcTGATGGACAAGCGCATCAGCGAGCTCCGTGATCGCCTCTATAAGAAAAAAGCTGAGGCACGTCAAAAAGAGAACTTGCCT CTGAACCATGCAAATGGACCTCCGTCACCCCAGCCAACTGCAGGCAGTACAGGTCGAGTGGCAGCAGTTGGGCCCTATATCCAGGTCCCGGTGCCAACACGCTCAGAGACCAACTACATGGTTCCACCGGATCCTCTTAAACCTCAGACACTGAGCATGAACACTCCAGCCAACCATGCTCGATCTAAATCAG ACGGTGTGAGAAAGCCCCCTGGCCCATGGAAGGTCTCTGATTTAGACATCATAGTGGACCCGTTCCCACCGTCTACCTTGGAATCTGGCCCAGGCCAAGGGGTCTCTGGCACCTCCGGCTCCACAGAGGGGTCAGACGGAGTCTCTT CTAATGATGCAGGCTGGCCTACCCTCAGCAAGGGCAACACATCTCTGAAGCCTCCAGACTGGAAAGAATCAGTCGGAGACATTCCCAGCAAAACAGCATCTCCTGCTGGCACCCCGTCAGATAAG GTTCAGGATATGAATAAACTGGGCTTAGCTCAACCTCCTCCGTGCAAGCCCCAGCCTCCTCCATATGGCACCCACACCAGAGCCCATACACTTTCATCCATCAATTCTGGCTCCACTGGCTCGCTGGACCGGCGTAAAGATGTGCCACCATGTCCTGTTCCCTCTAACCCCAATGCTCCACCTCCACCTGCCTGGCCACGTGGCACCTCTACTGGCTCCTCTTCACAGCAGATTCAACAACGGATCTCAGTCCCTCCCAGTCCCACTTTTGGGCCCAGCTCTCCACTTTACCCCCCGGGAGAGAGGTCTGATCCCCCTCTAGCTGTGGCAGTGCGCCCTTTTATCCCAGACAGGGGCTCTAGACCACAGTCACCCAGAAAAGGCCCGGCCACTATGAACTCAAGCTCCATTTATCACATGTACCTACAGCAAGGGGTGCCCAAGAATTACCCTCTTGGCAAGTCTGCTGTGAAAGCAG TGTATGGAAAGCCAGTTCTATCCTCAGGCTCTACTCCCACCTCCCCGCTGCCCTTCCCAGGCTCTGGACCTTTCTCTGTGCTACCTGGCCCTGTAGGCGATGTGTGTGATGGTGATCTGGAGTTTGATGGCCCGACAGCAGGTTTCCCAGAATCCTCTGGACCCGGCGTGGATCACATCCCTCGTCCACTCAGTCCCACCAAGCTCACACCCATGGTTCACTCACCCATGCGTTTCCAGAGTGATGCTGAGCTCGAGGCCCTGCGCAGAAGGCTGGCGAACGCACCACGTCCACTTAAGAAGCGCAGCTCCATCACAGAGCCTGAGGGACCCAGTGGGCCGAACATCCAGAAGCTCCTTTACCAGCGCTTCAACACTCTAGCTGGTGGAATTGAAGGAGGCATTGGAGGAGTGGGAGGAGGCAGTGCAGTCACCCCCTTCTACCAGCCCACAGAAACAGCAGCGGTAGAGATGCTGGCCGATGCCGATAATGGTAACGAGTCTTATGAAACACCAGCTTTGACTGTTTCTGGCACAGAGGAGGTGCCCTCGCAAGATGTACCCGAGGGTGATGCCAATGATAATGAGCCAGTGCAGTCAGTCAGTGAAACAGCGGTCCCAACACCACCGGAGCCATCAGAAGACGACAACAATAACATCCCAGCAGTACCTGTGACCACTCTACCTAGCCCTGTGCATGAAGCCAGCTCCCCACTAGAGGCAGAAAGCCCTGCACCCTCTCAAGCCACG GAGAAGCGCACTAACTTGAAGAAACCTGACTCGGAGAGGACAGGCCATGGCTACAGGGTCAAGTTCAATCCGCTGGCCCTGCTGCTAGATGCCTCACTTGAGGGCGAGTTTGATCTGGTGCAGAGGATCATTTATGAG GTGGATAATCCCAGCACCCCGAACGATGAGGGCATCACACCCTTACACAACGCAGTGTGTGCCGGTCACCACCACATTGTCAAGTTCCTGCTTGACTTTGGAGTTAATGTTAACGCAGCAGATAGTGATGGCTG GACACCCCTCCACTGCGCCGCTTCTTGCAACAGTGTTCACCTCTGCAAGCTCCTGGTGGAGTCCGGAGCCGCCATTTTTGCCACCACCATCAGTGATGTGGAAACGGCAGCAGACAAGTGTGAGGAGATGGAGGAGGGTTATATTCAGTGCTCACAGTTCCTTTATG
- the ppp1r13bb gene encoding protein phosphatase 1, regulatory subunit 13Bb isoform X1, with protein MKPKDNPRTPDVSLTSDKMMPVILTVYLSDGEQTLTEVPITPETTCRDVVEFCKEPGESGCHLAEVWRGNERAIPFDHMMYEHLQKWGPRKQEVKFFLRHEDSPTESSEPGSQQSQEQANRRTGSSSDKHNENGVANPRVELTLSELQEMATRQQQQIEAQQQILVAKEQRLRYLKQQERRQQQAVSETEKLQRLNERVESQEAKLKKIRAMRGQVDYSKVINGNLSAEIEHISGLFQEKQAELQAAVLRVDQLSQQLEELRRGRLNGLQGLGGHVTGNAALELRKLYQELQIRNKLNQEQNTKLQQQKELLNKRNMEVTLMDKRISELRDRLYKKKAEARQKENLPLNHANGPPSPQPTAGSTGRVAAVGPYIQVPVPTRSETNYMVPPDPLKPQTLSMNTPANHARSKSDGVRKPPGPWKVSDLDIIVDPFPPSTLESGPGQGVSGTSGSTEGSDGVSSNDAGWPTLSKGNTSLKPPDWKESVGDIPSKTASPAGTPSDKVQDMNKLGLAQPPPCKPQPPPYGTHTRAHTLSSINSGSTGSLDRRKDVPPCPVPSNPNAPPPPAWPRGTSTGSSSQQIQQRISVPPSPTFGPSSPLYPPGERSDPPLAVAVRPFIPDRGSRPQSPRKGPATMNSSSIYHMYLQQGVPKNYPLGKSAVKAGRILTSSLVAFSTDLVYGKPVLSSGSTPTSPLPFPGSGPFSVLPGPVGDVCDGDLEFDGPTAGFPESSGPGVDHIPRPLSPTKLTPMVHSPMRFQSDAELEALRRRLANAPRPLKKRSSITEPEGPSGPNIQKLLYQRFNTLAGGIEGGIGGVGGGSAVTPFYQPTETAAVEMLADADNGNESYETPALTVSGTEEVPSQDVPEGDANDNEPVQSVSETAVPTPPEPSEDDNNNIPAVPVTTLPSPVHEASSPLEAESPAPSQATEKRTNLKKPDSERTGHGYRVKFNPLALLLDASLEGEFDLVQRIIYEVDNPSTPNDEGITPLHNAVCAGHHHIVKFLLDFGVNVNAADSDGWTPLHCAASCNSVHLCKLLVESGAAIFATTISDVETAADKCEEMEEGYIQCSQFLYGVQEKLGVMNKGVVYTLWDYEPQSADELSFQEGDAITILRRKDDNETEWWWAKLNDKEGYVPRNMLGLYPRIKPRQRSLA; from the exons GTGATTTTGACCGTGTATTTGAGTGATGGCGAGCAGACTCTGACGGAGGTGCCCATCACTCCAGAGACGACATGTCGTGATGTGGTGGAGTTCTGTAAGGAGCCGGGCGAGAGCGGCTGCCACCTGGCTGAAGTGTGGCGTGGCAACG AGAGAGCAATTCCTTTTGACCACATGATGTACGAGCACCTGCAGAAATGGGGCCCAAGGAAACAGGAAGTGAAGTTCTTTTTGCGCCACGAAGACTCGCCCACAGAGAGCAGTGAGCCAG GGAGTCAGCAGTCTCAGGAGCAGGCGAACCGAAGGACTGGAAGCAGCTCTGATAAGCACAATGAAAATGGG GTGGCAAACCCTCGTGTGGAACTCACTCTCTCTGAGTTGCAGGAGATGGCCAcgcggcagcagcagcagatcGAGGCCCAGCAGCAGATCCTGGTCGCTAAG gaGCAACGCTTGCGGTATCTGAAGCAGCAGGAGCGGAGGCAGCAGCAGGCTGTATCTGAAACAGAGAAGCTGCAGAGGCTGAACGAAAGAGTGGAAAGCCAGGAAGCCAAGCTGAAGAAGATTCGAGCCATGAGGGGACAAGTTGATTACAGCAAGGTCATCAATGGTAACCTGT CTGCAGAGATCGAGCACATCAGCGGACTGTTTCAGGAAAAGCAGGCAGAGCTTCAAGCAGCCGTGCTCCGGGTAGACCAGCTGAGTCAGCAGCTGGAGGAGTTGCGCAGAGGAAGACTCAATGGCCTGCAAGGCCTCGGGGGTCATGTCACCGGCAACGCTGCACTGGAGCTTCGCAAGCTTTACCAAGAACTACAG ATCCGTAACAAGCTGAACCAAGAGCAGAACACTaagctacagcagcagaaggagCTGCTGAACAAgcgcaacatggaagtgacgcTGATGGACAAGCGCATCAGCGAGCTCCGTGATCGCCTCTATAAGAAAAAAGCTGAGGCACGTCAAAAAGAGAACTTGCCT CTGAACCATGCAAATGGACCTCCGTCACCCCAGCCAACTGCAGGCAGTACAGGTCGAGTGGCAGCAGTTGGGCCCTATATCCAGGTCCCGGTGCCAACACGCTCAGAGACCAACTACATGGTTCCACCGGATCCTCTTAAACCTCAGACACTGAGCATGAACACTCCAGCCAACCATGCTCGATCTAAATCAG ACGGTGTGAGAAAGCCCCCTGGCCCATGGAAGGTCTCTGATTTAGACATCATAGTGGACCCGTTCCCACCGTCTACCTTGGAATCTGGCCCAGGCCAAGGGGTCTCTGGCACCTCCGGCTCCACAGAGGGGTCAGACGGAGTCTCTT CTAATGATGCAGGCTGGCCTACCCTCAGCAAGGGCAACACATCTCTGAAGCCTCCAGACTGGAAAGAATCAGTCGGAGACATTCCCAGCAAAACAGCATCTCCTGCTGGCACCCCGTCAGATAAG GTTCAGGATATGAATAAACTGGGCTTAGCTCAACCTCCTCCGTGCAAGCCCCAGCCTCCTCCATATGGCACCCACACCAGAGCCCATACACTTTCATCCATCAATTCTGGCTCCACTGGCTCGCTGGACCGGCGTAAAGATGTGCCACCATGTCCTGTTCCCTCTAACCCCAATGCTCCACCTCCACCTGCCTGGCCACGTGGCACCTCTACTGGCTCCTCTTCACAGCAGATTCAACAACGGATCTCAGTCCCTCCCAGTCCCACTTTTGGGCCCAGCTCTCCACTTTACCCCCCGGGAGAGAGGTCTGATCCCCCTCTAGCTGTGGCAGTGCGCCCTTTTATCCCAGACAGGGGCTCTAGACCACAGTCACCCAGAAAAGGCCCGGCCACTATGAACTCAAGCTCCATTTATCACATGTACCTACAGCAAGGGGTGCCCAAGAATTACCCTCTTGGCAAGTCTGCTGTGAAAGCAGGTAGAATACTAACATCCAGTCTGGTTGCCTTTTCTACAGATTTGg TGTATGGAAAGCCAGTTCTATCCTCAGGCTCTACTCCCACCTCCCCGCTGCCCTTCCCAGGCTCTGGACCTTTCTCTGTGCTACCTGGCCCTGTAGGCGATGTGTGTGATGGTGATCTGGAGTTTGATGGCCCGACAGCAGGTTTCCCAGAATCCTCTGGACCCGGCGTGGATCACATCCCTCGTCCACTCAGTCCCACCAAGCTCACACCCATGGTTCACTCACCCATGCGTTTCCAGAGTGATGCTGAGCTCGAGGCCCTGCGCAGAAGGCTGGCGAACGCACCACGTCCACTTAAGAAGCGCAGCTCCATCACAGAGCCTGAGGGACCCAGTGGGCCGAACATCCAGAAGCTCCTTTACCAGCGCTTCAACACTCTAGCTGGTGGAATTGAAGGAGGCATTGGAGGAGTGGGAGGAGGCAGTGCAGTCACCCCCTTCTACCAGCCCACAGAAACAGCAGCGGTAGAGATGCTGGCCGATGCCGATAATGGTAACGAGTCTTATGAAACACCAGCTTTGACTGTTTCTGGCACAGAGGAGGTGCCCTCGCAAGATGTACCCGAGGGTGATGCCAATGATAATGAGCCAGTGCAGTCAGTCAGTGAAACAGCGGTCCCAACACCACCGGAGCCATCAGAAGACGACAACAATAACATCCCAGCAGTACCTGTGACCACTCTACCTAGCCCTGTGCATGAAGCCAGCTCCCCACTAGAGGCAGAAAGCCCTGCACCCTCTCAAGCCACG GAGAAGCGCACTAACTTGAAGAAACCTGACTCGGAGAGGACAGGCCATGGCTACAGGGTCAAGTTCAATCCGCTGGCCCTGCTGCTAGATGCCTCACTTGAGGGCGAGTTTGATCTGGTGCAGAGGATCATTTATGAG GTGGATAATCCCAGCACCCCGAACGATGAGGGCATCACACCCTTACACAACGCAGTGTGTGCCGGTCACCACCACATTGTCAAGTTCCTGCTTGACTTTGGAGTTAATGTTAACGCAGCAGATAGTGATGGCTG GACACCCCTCCACTGCGCCGCTTCTTGCAACAGTGTTCACCTCTGCAAGCTCCTGGTGGAGTCCGGAGCCGCCATTTTTGCCACCACCATCAGTGATGTGGAAACGGCAGCAGACAAGTGTGAGGAGATGGAGGAGGGTTATATTCAGTGCTCACAGTTCCTTTATG
- the ppp1r13bb gene encoding protein phosphatase 1, regulatory subunit 13Bb isoform X5, with the protein MKPKDNPRTPDVSLTSDKMMPVILTVYLSDGEQTLTEVPITPETTCRDVVEFCKEPGESGCHLAEVWRGNERAIPFDHMMYEHLQKWGPRKQEVKFFLRHEDSPTESSEPGSQQSQEQANRRTGSSSDKHNENGVANPRVELTLSELQEMATRQQQQIEAQQQILVAKEQRLRYLKQQERRQQQAVSETEKLQRLNERVESQEAKLKKIRAMRGQVDYSKVINGNLSAEIEHISGLFQEKQAELQAAVLRVDQLSQQLEELRRGRLNGLQGLGGHVTGNAALELRKLYQELQIRNKLNQEQNTKLQQQKELLNKRNMEVTLMDKRISELRDRLYKKKAEARQKENLPLNHANGPPSPQPTAGSTGRVAAVGPYIQVPVPTRSETNYMVPPDPLKPQTLSMNTPANHARSKSANDAGWPTLSKGNTSLKPPDWKESVGDIPSKTASPAGTPSDKVQDMNKLGLAQPPPCKPQPPPYGTHTRAHTLSSINSGSTGSLDRRKDVPPCPVPSNPNAPPPPAWPRGTSTGSSSQQIQQRISVPPSPTFGPSSPLYPPGERSDPPLAVAVRPFIPDRGSRPQSPRKGPATMNSSSIYHMYLQQGVPKNYPLGKSAVKAGRILTSSLVAFSTDLVYGKPVLSSGSTPTSPLPFPGSGPFSVLPGPVGDVCDGDLEFDGPTAGFPESSGPGVDHIPRPLSPTKLTPMVHSPMRFQSDAELEALRRRLANAPRPLKKRSSITEPEGPSGPNIQKLLYQRFNTLAGGIEGGIGGVGGGSAVTPFYQPTETAAVEMLADADNGNESYETPALTVSGTEEVPSQDVPEGDANDNEPVQSVSETAVPTPPEPSEDDNNNIPAVPVTTLPSPVHEASSPLEAESPAPSQATEKRTNLKKPDSERTGHGYRVKFNPLALLLDASLEGEFDLVQRIIYEVDNPSTPNDEGITPLHNAVCAGHHHIVKFLLDFGVNVNAADSDGWTPLHCAASCNSVHLCKLLVESGAAIFATTISDVETAADKCEEMEEGYIQCSQFLYGVQEKLGVMNKGVVYTLWDYEPQSADELSFQEGDAITILRRKDDNETEWWWAKLNDKEGYVPRNMLGLYPRIKPRQRSLA; encoded by the exons GTGATTTTGACCGTGTATTTGAGTGATGGCGAGCAGACTCTGACGGAGGTGCCCATCACTCCAGAGACGACATGTCGTGATGTGGTGGAGTTCTGTAAGGAGCCGGGCGAGAGCGGCTGCCACCTGGCTGAAGTGTGGCGTGGCAACG AGAGAGCAATTCCTTTTGACCACATGATGTACGAGCACCTGCAGAAATGGGGCCCAAGGAAACAGGAAGTGAAGTTCTTTTTGCGCCACGAAGACTCGCCCACAGAGAGCAGTGAGCCAG GGAGTCAGCAGTCTCAGGAGCAGGCGAACCGAAGGACTGGAAGCAGCTCTGATAAGCACAATGAAAATGGG GTGGCAAACCCTCGTGTGGAACTCACTCTCTCTGAGTTGCAGGAGATGGCCAcgcggcagcagcagcagatcGAGGCCCAGCAGCAGATCCTGGTCGCTAAG gaGCAACGCTTGCGGTATCTGAAGCAGCAGGAGCGGAGGCAGCAGCAGGCTGTATCTGAAACAGAGAAGCTGCAGAGGCTGAACGAAAGAGTGGAAAGCCAGGAAGCCAAGCTGAAGAAGATTCGAGCCATGAGGGGACAAGTTGATTACAGCAAGGTCATCAATGGTAACCTGT CTGCAGAGATCGAGCACATCAGCGGACTGTTTCAGGAAAAGCAGGCAGAGCTTCAAGCAGCCGTGCTCCGGGTAGACCAGCTGAGTCAGCAGCTGGAGGAGTTGCGCAGAGGAAGACTCAATGGCCTGCAAGGCCTCGGGGGTCATGTCACCGGCAACGCTGCACTGGAGCTTCGCAAGCTTTACCAAGAACTACAG ATCCGTAACAAGCTGAACCAAGAGCAGAACACTaagctacagcagcagaaggagCTGCTGAACAAgcgcaacatggaagtgacgcTGATGGACAAGCGCATCAGCGAGCTCCGTGATCGCCTCTATAAGAAAAAAGCTGAGGCACGTCAAAAAGAGAACTTGCCT CTGAACCATGCAAATGGACCTCCGTCACCCCAGCCAACTGCAGGCAGTACAGGTCGAGTGGCAGCAGTTGGGCCCTATATCCAGGTCCCGGTGCCAACACGCTCAGAGACCAACTACATGGTTCCACCGGATCCTCTTAAACCTCAGACACTGAGCATGAACACTCCAGCCAACCATGCTCGATCTAAATCAG CTAATGATGCAGGCTGGCCTACCCTCAGCAAGGGCAACACATCTCTGAAGCCTCCAGACTGGAAAGAATCAGTCGGAGACATTCCCAGCAAAACAGCATCTCCTGCTGGCACCCCGTCAGATAAG GTTCAGGATATGAATAAACTGGGCTTAGCTCAACCTCCTCCGTGCAAGCCCCAGCCTCCTCCATATGGCACCCACACCAGAGCCCATACACTTTCATCCATCAATTCTGGCTCCACTGGCTCGCTGGACCGGCGTAAAGATGTGCCACCATGTCCTGTTCCCTCTAACCCCAATGCTCCACCTCCACCTGCCTGGCCACGTGGCACCTCTACTGGCTCCTCTTCACAGCAGATTCAACAACGGATCTCAGTCCCTCCCAGTCCCACTTTTGGGCCCAGCTCTCCACTTTACCCCCCGGGAGAGAGGTCTGATCCCCCTCTAGCTGTGGCAGTGCGCCCTTTTATCCCAGACAGGGGCTCTAGACCACAGTCACCCAGAAAAGGCCCGGCCACTATGAACTCAAGCTCCATTTATCACATGTACCTACAGCAAGGGGTGCCCAAGAATTACCCTCTTGGCAAGTCTGCTGTGAAAGCAGGTAGAATACTAACATCCAGTCTGGTTGCCTTTTCTACAGATTTGg TGTATGGAAAGCCAGTTCTATCCTCAGGCTCTACTCCCACCTCCCCGCTGCCCTTCCCAGGCTCTGGACCTTTCTCTGTGCTACCTGGCCCTGTAGGCGATGTGTGTGATGGTGATCTGGAGTTTGATGGCCCGACAGCAGGTTTCCCAGAATCCTCTGGACCCGGCGTGGATCACATCCCTCGTCCACTCAGTCCCACCAAGCTCACACCCATGGTTCACTCACCCATGCGTTTCCAGAGTGATGCTGAGCTCGAGGCCCTGCGCAGAAGGCTGGCGAACGCACCACGTCCACTTAAGAAGCGCAGCTCCATCACAGAGCCTGAGGGACCCAGTGGGCCGAACATCCAGAAGCTCCTTTACCAGCGCTTCAACACTCTAGCTGGTGGAATTGAAGGAGGCATTGGAGGAGTGGGAGGAGGCAGTGCAGTCACCCCCTTCTACCAGCCCACAGAAACAGCAGCGGTAGAGATGCTGGCCGATGCCGATAATGGTAACGAGTCTTATGAAACACCAGCTTTGACTGTTTCTGGCACAGAGGAGGTGCCCTCGCAAGATGTACCCGAGGGTGATGCCAATGATAATGAGCCAGTGCAGTCAGTCAGTGAAACAGCGGTCCCAACACCACCGGAGCCATCAGAAGACGACAACAATAACATCCCAGCAGTACCTGTGACCACTCTACCTAGCCCTGTGCATGAAGCCAGCTCCCCACTAGAGGCAGAAAGCCCTGCACCCTCTCAAGCCACG GAGAAGCGCACTAACTTGAAGAAACCTGACTCGGAGAGGACAGGCCATGGCTACAGGGTCAAGTTCAATCCGCTGGCCCTGCTGCTAGATGCCTCACTTGAGGGCGAGTTTGATCTGGTGCAGAGGATCATTTATGAG GTGGATAATCCCAGCACCCCGAACGATGAGGGCATCACACCCTTACACAACGCAGTGTGTGCCGGTCACCACCACATTGTCAAGTTCCTGCTTGACTTTGGAGTTAATGTTAACGCAGCAGATAGTGATGGCTG GACACCCCTCCACTGCGCCGCTTCTTGCAACAGTGTTCACCTCTGCAAGCTCCTGGTGGAGTCCGGAGCCGCCATTTTTGCCACCACCATCAGTGATGTGGAAACGGCAGCAGACAAGTGTGAGGAGATGGAGGAGGGTTATATTCAGTGCTCACAGTTCCTTTATG